Proteins encoded in a region of the Methanobacterium petrolearium genome:
- a CDS encoding acetyl-CoA carboxylase biotin carboxylase subunit, whose amino-acid sequence MFDKVLVANRGEIAIRVMRACRELDVKSVAVYSEADKNSLFAKYADEAYLIGGPAPADSYLNIPHILEAAEKSGADALHPGYGFLAENSKLGEECAKNGVKLIGPPGRVIEAMGSKIESRKLMEKAGVPVIPGDSKGVTDPDEALKIAESIGYPVIVKASAGGGGIGMRTVYEEDELIRALESTQSVAESAFGDSTVFIEKYVEEPRHIEFQILADEDGNTIHVADRECSIQRRHQKLIEEAPSPIMTDRLREKMGSTAVKAASSIGYTNAGTVEFLYSHGEFYFLEMNTRIQVEHPITEVVTGVDLVKEQIKIASGRELCCAQDEIQVRGHAIECRINAENPLADFAPNPGKITGYRSPGGPGLRVDSGVYMNYTIPPYYDSMISKLIVWGRNRNAAISRMRRALSEYIIIGVETTIPFHKAMMLNSTFHEGKLHTHFVDEHKQEIMENVEQIVREDREMVSRLKSTFLPSKKVAAVSAAVSSHIADSISRSKK is encoded by the coding sequence ATGTTTGACAAGGTCCTGGTTGCTAACCGTGGAGAAATCGCCATTAGAGTAATGCGAGCATGCAGAGAACTGGATGTGAAGAGTGTGGCAGTTTACTCTGAAGCAGATAAAAATTCACTTTTTGCTAAATACGCTGACGAAGCATACCTTATAGGGGGACCAGCCCCCGCTGATAGTTATCTGAACATTCCCCATATACTGGAAGCAGCAGAAAAATCCGGGGCCGATGCACTACACCCCGGTTATGGTTTCCTGGCTGAAAACTCAAAACTTGGTGAAGAATGTGCCAAGAATGGTGTTAAACTCATAGGCCCACCAGGACGTGTTATTGAAGCTATGGGAAGTAAGATCGAATCCCGTAAACTCATGGAAAAAGCAGGAGTTCCAGTGATCCCCGGTGATAGTAAGGGAGTGACTGACCCAGATGAAGCCCTTAAAATTGCAGAATCCATTGGATACCCAGTTATAGTCAAAGCATCCGCGGGAGGCGGTGGTATTGGGATGAGAACTGTCTATGAGGAAGATGAACTCATACGTGCCCTGGAATCCACACAATCTGTAGCGGAATCAGCCTTTGGAGACTCCACTGTGTTTATTGAAAAGTATGTGGAGGAACCACGCCACATAGAATTCCAGATCTTGGCTGATGAAGATGGTAACACCATCCATGTAGCGGACCGTGAGTGCAGTATCCAGCGAAGACACCAGAAACTCATTGAAGAGGCACCCTCTCCAATTATGACCGATAGACTCCGGGAAAAGATGGGATCAACAGCTGTTAAAGCAGCATCATCCATAGGATACACCAATGCAGGTACTGTGGAATTTTTATACTCACACGGTGAGTTTTATTTTCTGGAGATGAACACCAGAATCCAGGTGGAACACCCCATAACCGAAGTGGTCACTGGAGTGGACCTGGTTAAAGAACAGATTAAAATCGCCTCTGGCAGAGAGTTATGCTGTGCACAGGATGAGATCCAGGTGAGAGGCCATGCCATTGAGTGCCGTATAAATGCTGAAAATCCTTTAGCTGATTTTGCCCCTAACCCTGGTAAAATCACTGGTTATCGTTCCCCAGGGGGTCCGGGATTACGGGTGGACAGTGGGGTTTACATGAATTACACCATACCCCCATACTATGATTCCATGATTTCCAAACTCATTGTATGGGGTAGGAATAGAAATGCAGCCATCTCCAGGATGAGAAGAGCTCTTTCAGAATATATTATTATAGGAGTGGAAACAACCATACCATTCCATAAGGCCATGATGCTGAATTCCACCTTCCATGAAGGTAAATTACACACTCACTTTGTGGATGAGCATAAACAGGAAATAATGGAAAATGTAGAACAAATCGTCCGGGAAGATAGAGAGATGGTTTCCAGGCTGAAATCAACATTTTTACCTTCTAAAAAAGTGGCAGCAGTTTCTGCAGCAGTTTCCAGCCATATAGCCGATTCTATTTCCAGGAGTAAAAAATAA
- a CDS encoding biotin--[acetyl-CoA-carboxylase] ligase encodes MYEKQILKTLHENKGEYIPGDHLASEVGISESQLALEIQELEKNGYQIKSSSEKGYCLIKTPNRLLPYELERDLPTSYIGKEIHYYSEVDSTNEVAKRLADDGAPEGTIIIAESQRSGRGRRGKKWISPSGGVWMTIILRPDIPPSKAPQLTLVTGVAVAETLDQECRLDVGIKWPNDILIGGKKVCGILTEANTTPEGLEYVVVGIGIDLNVDVDNFPPELREGATSLKKELEEEIYSVKLVQRFLNNLETLYDDFKSGNFPEILKEWRKLSKTIGSYVEVRKKGRIVRGEAVGITREGVLILEMDDGSLRKIISGECIHMK; translated from the coding sequence ATGTATGAAAAACAGATTTTAAAAACACTCCATGAAAATAAGGGCGAATACATTCCTGGTGACCATTTGGCATCGGAAGTGGGAATATCCGAATCCCAACTTGCTCTTGAAATCCAAGAATTAGAAAAAAATGGTTATCAAATCAAATCATCATCTGAAAAGGGTTATTGTCTGATTAAAACCCCAAACAGACTCCTGCCTTATGAATTAGAACGCGATCTGCCCACCAGTTATATTGGTAAAGAAATTCATTATTATTCTGAGGTTGATTCAACTAACGAGGTTGCCAAAAGACTGGCAGATGACGGTGCACCTGAAGGAACCATTATTATTGCAGAAAGTCAGAGAAGTGGCAGAGGCCGTCGTGGCAAAAAATGGATATCACCCTCTGGTGGGGTGTGGATGACCATTATTCTGAGACCAGATATTCCTCCTTCCAAAGCACCTCAACTCACCCTGGTAACTGGGGTGGCAGTGGCTGAAACACTGGATCAGGAGTGCAGACTGGACGTGGGTATTAAATGGCCCAATGATATATTGATAGGTGGGAAAAAGGTATGTGGTATTTTAACCGAAGCCAACACCACCCCTGAAGGACTTGAATATGTGGTGGTTGGTATAGGGATAGATCTTAATGTTGATGTGGATAATTTCCCTCCAGAACTCAGGGAAGGAGCAACATCTCTTAAAAAAGAACTTGAGGAAGAAATTTACAGTGTAAAATTGGTTCAAAGATTCCTCAATAACCTTGAAACACTTTATGATGATTTCAAATCTGGCAACTTCCCAGAAATCCTTAAAGAATGGAGAAAACTATCTAAAACAATTGGTTCCTACGTTGAAGTTCGGAAAAAAGGAAGAATAGTTCGTGGAGAAGCTGTTGGTATAACCAGAGAAGGAGTGCTTATTTTAGAGATGGATGATGGAAGTTTGCGCAAAATTATTTCTGGGGA